The sequence below is a genomic window from Cicer arietinum cultivar CDC Frontier isolate Library 1 chromosome 6, Cicar.CDCFrontier_v2.0, whole genome shotgun sequence.
GACCCCACCTTATTTTCATGACCATGGCGGTAAGGTAACCGCTTGGTACGGTTTTACTTGGCGTACACTATACGAGTCCTCTTGATATCATGGGCTTTGACGTATGGGCTTTATACGAAAGTCCAAGTGTTATTGCAAATTTgcataaagttgatttttgtacTCCCAATTAATCATATAccctcaaattttttaaaaacctaaaaaaatttattgactGAATGataccaaaaattattttaaaatctcatCCTCTCAACTAAATTTCCTTTTCATTAAAATTTGGTACACTAAAATTCATTACCCGAAATTTCAGATTTCAAATTTCTGGTAGTATAATTATGTTATCGGAAATTTCGCCACCAAATTTCCAGTAAAGTATTTAtaataccggaaatttgaaatttccagtaGTTACATTTTCCTTATCGGAAatctcaaatttttgaaatttccggtaattattttacaaaaatttcaaaattcagcatgttatttatttttattttttgaaataggaATGGAAAAAATACAGTTAGTATGTATAGATCTGACTTAAACatttacaactgatcaaatttttgaatcacgagtaaattttttttttttacaaataatgaaaaaaaagaaCAGTGCCGAAAATTTCAGTGACAAATAAAATTTCTAGTAGTTATGAATCAATTctggaaatttcattttaaaattttttaagagtttcatccagaaatttgaattttccgatattgaaaataaataccagatatttcaaatttttgggTGAAAAATTCCATAAAtctcaaaaatgaaatttccgatatTGAATTTGACTATCGGAAATTTGATTCCTCGTAGAATTTTCTGtaaacaaatttttgaaacaaaattcacttttttgaaaaaaagcaAATTGTGGAGGTATGAAACaactttttgatttttaaagttttactaaaggtattttagacattttaaacataaactttttaaataaagGATATAAGATTAATTAGTGTATAAAaaccaaattttaaatttgcatTGCATTGAGATTAAAAACAAGGAATCTACTTTCTATTTATTTACTATCTAAAGAAAACAAAAcgctaataaaaaatatattatgttctttattagttttaatattaaactattaaaagaggataatttaataattaaatcaatgCAAAATTTATATAACTGTCTTGACTTGAATAATAATTGCTCtctatattaaaaacaaaagtccaaataaaatgaaagcactacaaaaaacaaaataaacgcaaaaaataaagaaaaaaaacttaataacCACAACTCAATCCAAATCTCTACAACTTCACCAACAataacacattatatatatataaaaataaataaaaacaataacatGACACTTTTCAATATTAAACTATGAACatgtagtttataaaaaaaatatgaaacatgtatattttttatCGACACATAAAACATATgagataaatatatatcatcaatacataaaaacacaagaaaaatatttatctttgacatataaaaaatgcaaaaaaaatatttggaattaataaatataaataaataaaaacaaagtacatatatttgtcactaatatttttttttaaatttagacaagtatttaatatttaaacataaaaaacacgagataaatatttgttattaataaatatatataagtgaTGCATAAAATACACATGACAAATATTACAAATTCAGTtaatagaaatagaaaaaaacaataataataaaagaatgaaaaagtagtttataaaaaatacgaaacatatatttttaatcgatatataaaaaataatagataaatatttgttactgatacataaaaaaataatataagtatGCATcgcatataaatattaaaaaataatacgaaacaaatttttgttatgaatagatattaaaaaacataatacaaatattttacactaatacatataaaaatcaCAAACGaataatatttacaatttttagttatattattataaagatGAATGagtatattttcttaaatttcaaatattatattaataacaaataacaatcttaaaaatatataaacacacGCAATTCGTGCAAATGTACgagaaatttaattattttaagcatatgaaaatgaagaatcgaggaattaaaattaatactaGACTTTATACGTCCGACGCATATGTcagttaaaaataaagaaacaactAATAATTTACGACAATATTAAAGCTTGTGTATGAGTTCAACtaaccaaaataataatttttgctGTCATCTAAAATGGAAAATAAACTACTAACAAATTTGTTTTCAAGCAAATACACAATTaagaattttgaaaaagatctaTTTGTTTGGTCATACAAAACtgtgataaataaaattaataattgatgttatattatatttttggcaAAAATCTAGTAAATACACAAAAGCGGATTGATTATTCTATtgttttttatagaaaaattgtgaaattatCTTTTAAGATTTTTGACTTAAACTTATACCAAAGTTAGAATTTGATGAGTTCAATCAAAATTTGAACTTAGAATTTTCTCAAATGATTTGTGCGCGATTAAAATTCATCAATCTATCTAATTCAAGAAAACATTTTACATTTGTATTTACGATTTTTACATGAACTTGAAATTGCCACATGATTTACATCACCGTTTGACCATACAATAGTGGGCAGTAAATAAAGTTCATACAATCAAAATAATACAAGTGGTTGTCATGCAATTCGCAAGACATTTCCTCTATGCCTTTCAGCATTTTCCTATATATACACTACTTTTTTGCatacaacattttttaaaactataaaaaaacaGAATAAAAACAAAGCTTGATCTTATAATTAAAAGTGGGCAGTAAAAGTtagaagaataaaaatatatcgcAGATTAAACTACTCTTACATTCCCTAACTCTTTTCCGAGTATATcagtttattttgaaaataaactcctcatttgacattattttttaaaaacaagtccattttattttagcttaaagccgataatattaaaataagtgCATTTTTTGTGTAATTTGTAAGATTTTCCTACATTTGAGATGTCTCCTAAAAgtcaaattaaaaatcaatacaCCTGACCACTGCAAAAGCCCAACAGTTAAACTCCAACCCAATTGTTGATCTCCAAATCCCCTTCACATGTAATTTTAAATCATTACAATCATATTATACATACAAACATTGATAtcagaataatttttttagcaatTTAAGACCTAAACCTCGCAAAATCCAAGCAAATATCACCCCACTAGTAGTACGACTGTATGCTTATGCAATGGccagcattttttttttctttcataatttctTCTAACAAAGTATACTGATGTTCCAAGCTTCAAACCGGAAAACAATGGTACCCAAACACATTGAAGTCTGTCCACAATAAATTTAGCATCTTTCACCAACCATTTATGAACATAGATCTCACAAATGACATTCTCTTTACTGTTACCCACTCTAACTATGATACCATCAGTATGGAAAATCATGACCAGGACTGTCTGCATGCATGTCCATGCAATCACTGGAGTTGGACGAATTTGTATCCCTGTTCTGGCCACTAGGATATGTCATTTCGTTGTTCCGGGTTCCATTCCCGGATGACATGACATTACTCGAATGACAGCTCCCCTGTGCTAACTGATACGGCTGAAGGCTGCGACGAATGGGGCTAGAGAGTGCATTTGAGAATACAGAGTTCTTTGCTTGATCAGTTTGCCCAGTACGTATCCCCTGTCCTGCAACAGTACTTCCAAATGCATTAGAGGGTATAGATGCACCAACGTTAGTTTGCATTGCAGTCTGGGAGTTCTGTTGAATAGACTGCCTTGGGGACACTGGTGACTCCTCTGCTCCATATTCAAGCTCATTCTACATACAAATACATAGCCAGAGGTTATATCTACATTCCGCTATCAAGATACATTCGAAGACAGATTTGTTCTGTATGGATATtctgaaataatataattgtaggATATAATATGTGGGAAATTACAGTCCAAGTGATGTGAAGAAAGGAGTATTTTCCAAAGCTCTGACTAGTTCAACAATCGAGATCGGGCTGACACATAGCATAAGATCAATAtcttatgataataaaaaactCCCATCATGGCAAAGTTCAATAAAAAGGTCCGACCTACTGTGAATCTATGTACAAAGTCTTACATTGCAGTTGCAAGAAATTCACTACATGATGGAAGTTACAACTTCTTCAAGCTAAGATAAACTTCTCCACGAATACAGAAAATAAAGAAGGTTGAAAATAACCATGAGTATTTTAACTAACAACTTCTCTTATAACAATAAGTTGAAACAACTTTCTCATCTCAATCTTTTCAAAAGCTCTTCCATTTAACTTCCACATAAACAGCTATGAAACTTACAAGGACTTTTTTGCGAGTTATAAATTAAGTCCCGACTTGAAATAGCTTTTAAAGTTCTAACATATGAAAGcttctcaattaaaataagtttCTAGATCTTCACTTGCAGAAAAATCCTTGAAGGTGCTAAGCTTATATAAGTTTATGAAGAAGTTGAATGAGAGAGcttatgagaaaaaaaatttatatgcaGATGC
It includes:
- the LOC101509322 gene encoding uncharacterized protein, with amino-acid sequence MAKKRKSVESRLDEVDRTMYSTFCTTANSLSHLYTHAMNQQKLSFQAGERHALEKMYQWILRQQQEGMRVTTIDIVSHLQNELEYGAEESPVSPRQSIQQNSQTAMQTNVGASIPSNAFGSTVAGQGIRTGQTDQAKNSVFSNALSSPIRRSLQPYQLAQGSCHSSNVMSSGNGTRNNEMTYPSGQNRDTNSSNSSDCMDMHADSPGHDFPY